A region from the Triticum urartu cultivar G1812 chromosome 1, Tu2.1, whole genome shotgun sequence genome encodes:
- the LOC125554533 gene encoding uncharacterized protein LOC125554533: MFHAARPPKPTAVSAERCFPQLCGGRMAALPRPSPHPLPPPYPLAAGGGDVRVRSEAEVARGRRQGGGDGAEREEVAVTVGVAVAAGGDDVAVSGGFVGDSAAGVSGLVALEERGCGGGELQRKRGLEFPARPPPKRRAVSAVRHFPPGCGRDAPPLIVGGDDDGLPAVTAPSSGARPAGSSAREECGLPLQIAPGNAGVRVLEKVTASDGGAPVSDGDHRGPEAVAVKSSDGTERGADLVVKDRGRTRPISRLLAKRRVISANRRFPPGCGRDAVVSLASRGGGESSLHFEALPPAGDLGALEDGRRSNVCAMDTIEAVSENALDAIVDVQDLEEGEIPPEPDHVLQEFPVTHSNIMHELTADGLDEKISVNMLQRKGESVSWEVVEDLKVMNKCEGSSPKAASKPSAEGPLKEHLGDTTEAVSKNALDVIVEVQELEEGEIRTEPHHVLQENPVTHNNSLHELTAGTLECVVPSMVDAEPSVRHFSNEKIPVNMLEHKGESVSWEVAEDLKVMNKCEGNSPKGACKPPPEDPLKEYLGDKKVSESCSMKSAPLDVEAGVHGDGIMRRMVTITARKPSPEQGNPSKGASKPSPEDPLKEYLGDKEVSESCSMKRASLDVAAGVHGDGIMRRMVSFTARKTFRLPVEANHKSALVNLDRPCSMGKEKESVVTMSESFAPRKKLKIKGPAQSKYLPMNTISSKEKLKHEEASHLEDDEVLNAIAVHEGKFEMYLNDPSWRHMQHGGQTADARSKVRMICRRFQFICRTLVQAVEQGSLKSRRIDLAADKLIRKLPGFTKQGPIVGKVPGVEIGDEFLYRVELAIVGLHRPYQGGIDTTKDINDMPIAISVVASGGYPDDLSSSGEIIYTGSGGKPAGKKENEDQKLVRGNLALKNCIKTKTPVRVIHGFKGPNREEGSHSKAKEVSIFTYDGLYHVVQCWQEGLPGSRVFKYRLQRISGQPELPLHVAKVLRKSAVRPGLCIADISQGKEKIPICVVNNIDAARPASFKYITRIKGSSLAAKRSHQGCDCTNGCSDSASCACAVKNGGEFPFNFNGAVVHAKPLIYECGPSCRCPPSCHSRVSQHGMKIPLEVFRTTKTGWGVRSLRSISAGSFICEYVGELLHSDEANQRMNDEYLFDIGHNYDIWKGMPSVVPGLSSSAPRSVIMDDDRAFTIDAAEYGNIGRFINHSCSPNLYAQNILWDHGDKRVPHIMFFAAENISPLQELTYDYNYEIDHVRDMNGEVKVKYCHCGSPQCRDRLY; the protein is encoded by the coding sequence ATGTTCCACGCCGCGCGGCCGCCGAAGCCGACGGCCGTGTCCGCGGAGCGCTGCTTTCCACAGCTCTGCGGTGGACGCATGGCCGCGCTTCCTCGACCTTCGCCGCATCCACTTCCTCCTCCTTATCCTCTCGCCGCGGGCGGGGGCGACGTGCGGGTGCGCAGCGAGGCGGAGGTGGCCCGTGGGCGACGCCAAGGGGGCGGTGACGGAGCGGAGCGCGAGGAGGTGGCGGTGACGGTTGGGGTTGCGGTTGCGGCGGGAGGGGATGACGTCGCGGTATCCGGCGGTTTTGTCGGGGACAGCGCGGCGGGGGTTTCTGGCCTGGTGGCTCTGGAGGAGAGGGGATGTGGAGGCGGCGAACTACAGAGGAAGAGGGGTTTGGAGTTCCCCGCGCGTCCGCCGCCCAAGCGGAGGGCCGTGTCCGCCGTGCGACACTTTCCACCTGGCTGCGGGAGGGACGCGCCGCCTCTGATCgtgggcggcgacgacgacggttTGCCGGCTGTAACTGCACCTTCCAGTGGTGCTCGTCCCGCGGGCAGCAGTGCCAGAGAGGAGTGTGGCTTGCCGCTGCAAATTGCGCCTGGCAATGCTGGTGTGCGTGTGCTGGAGAAGGTGACTGCTTCTGATGGTGGCGCTCCAGTGTCAGATGGGGATCATCGGGGTCCAGAGGCTGTGGCGGTGAAATCTTCGGATGGCACAGAAAGAGGTGCTGATTTGGTGGTGAAAGACAGGGGAAGGACACGGCCAATCTCGCGATTGCTAGCCAAGCGGAGGGTGATATCTGCCAACCGCCGCTTCCCTCCAGGCTGCGGGAGGGACGCGGTGGTTTCACTTGCAAGCAGAGGAGGTGGTGAGTCTAGTTTGCACTTCGAAGCCCTGCCTCCTGCTGGTGATTTGGGTGCATTGGAGGACGGCCGGCGTTCCAATGTGTGTGCCATGGACACTATAGAAGCGGTCAGCGAGAATGCTTTGGATGCAATAGTAGACGTACAGGATCTGGAGGAGGGTGAGATTCCTCCGGAGCCTGATCATGTCCTCCAAGAGTTTCCAGTTACTCACAGCAATATCATGCATGAGCTTACGGCTGATGGACTTGATGAAAAGATCTCAGTGAACATGCTGCAGCGCAAGGGGGAGAGTGTATCATGGGAAGTTGTTGAAGATCTCAAGGTGATGAACAAATGCGAAGGCAGTTCACCCAAGGCTGCTAGTAAACCTTCTGCTGAAGGTCCTCTGAAAGAACATCTTGGGGATACTACAGAAGCGGTCAGCAAGAATGCTTTGGATGTGATAGTAGAGGTACAGGAATTGGAGGAAGGTGAGATTCGTACGGAGCCTCACCATGTCCTCCAAGAGAACCCAGTTACTCACAACAATAGCCTGCATGAGCTTACAGCTGGTACCCTTGAGTGTGTTGTGCCGTCAATGGTAGATGCGGAACCTTCTGTGAGGCATTTTTCTAATGAGAAGATCCCTGTGAACATGCTGGAGCACAAGGGAGAGAGTGTATCATGGGAAGTTGCTGAAGATCTCAAGGTGATGAACAAATGCGAAGGCAATTCACCCAAGGGTGCATGTAAACCTCCTCCTGAAGATCCTCTGAAAGAATATCTTGGGGATAAGAAAGTGTctgaaagttgtagcatgaaaaGTGCACCTCTTGATGTGGAAGCAGGGGTACATGGCGACGGTATCATGAGACGTATGGTAACAATCACAGCTAGAAAACCTTCTCCTGAACAAGGCAATCCATCCAAGGGTGCTAGTAAACCTTCTCCTGAAGATCCTCTGAAAGAATATCTTGGGGATAAGGAAGTGTctgaaagttgtagcatgaaaaGGGCATCTCTTGATGTGGCAGCAGGGGTACATGGCGACGGTATCATGAGACGTATGGTATCATTCACAGCTAGAAAAACATTTCGGTTACCTGTTGAAGCAAATCATAAGTCCGCGCTGGTTAATCTGGATAGACCGTGTTCTATGGGCAAGGAGAAGGAGTCCGTTGTCACTATGAGCGAATCCTTTGCTCCCAGGAAGAAGTTAAAGATAAAAGGTCCAGCTCAAAGTAAATATCTTCCCATGAATACCATTTCTAGCAAGGAAAAATTGAAGCATGAAGAGGCTTCCCACTTGGAAGATGATGAAGTTTTGAATGCAATAGCTGTTCATGAAGGAAAGTTTGAGATGTACCTCAATGATCCCTCATGGCGTCACATGCAACATGGTGGTCAGACCGCTGATGCTCGGAGCAAAGTCAGGATGATTTGCAGAAGGTTTCAGTTTATATGCAGGACTCTCGTTCAAGCTGTGGAACAAGGTTCGCTGAAGAGCCGTAGAATTGATCTTGCCGCTGATAAGCTAATCAGAAAATTACCGGGCTTTACCAAACAGGGGCCTATTGTAGGTAAAGTTCCTGGTGTTGAAATTGGTGATGAATTTTTATACAGAGTAGAGTTGGCCATTGTTGGTCTTCACCGCCCATACCAAGGAGGCATTGACACCACAAAGGATATTAATGATATGCCTATTGCCATAAGCGTTGTTGCGTCTGGAGGTTACCCTGACGACTTGTCGAGCTCAGGTGAAATAATATACACTGGCTCTGGAGGAAAGCCTGCTGGCAAAAAGGAGAATGAGGATCAAAAGCTTGTGCGCGGGAACCTTGCCCTGAAGAATTGTATCAAAACAAAGACGCCTGTCCGAGTAATTCATGGTTTTAAAGGTCCAAATAGAGAGGAAGGTAGTCATTCAAAGGCCAAAGAAGTCTCAATATTTACTTACGATGGGCTCTATCATGTGGTGCAGTGCTGGCAAGAAGGTCTACCAGGTTCAAGGGTCTTCAAATACAGGTTGCAGAGGATTTCTGGACAACCAGAGTTACCTCTGCATGTTGCTAAAGTGTTGAGAAAGTCTGCAGTGCGTCCTGGCCTGTGCATAGCAGATATATCGCAAGGGAAGGAGAAGATCCCCATCTGTGTGGTCAATAATATTGATGCTGCACGTCCAGCATCATTTAAATACATTACTAGAATCAAAGGTTCATCCTTAGCTGCAAAAAGAAGTCATCAGGGTTGTGACTGCACCAATGGCTGCTCAGATTCTGCCAGCTGTGCTTGTGCTGTGAAGAATGGAGGAGAATTCCCATTTAACTTCAATGGTGCAGTTGTCCATGCAAAGCCCCTCATATATGAGTGTGGTCCATCCTGTAGGTGCCCTCCTTCATGCCATAGCAGGGTCAGCCAGCATGGTATGAAAATACCACTGGAAGTATTCAGAACAACAAAGACAGGTTGGGGTGTAAGATCCCTAAGGTCCATCTCTGCTGGCAGCTTTATATGTGAGTATGTTGGCGAGCTGTTGCATAGCGACGAGGCTAACCAGAGAATGAATGACGAATACTTGTTCGACATAGGACATAACTATGATATCTGGAAAGGGATGCCATCAGTTGTTCCAGGTCTGAGTTCTTCTGCCCCTCGCTCTGTGATCATGGACGATGATAGGGCCTTCACAATAGACGCAGCTGAGTATGGTAATATTGGAAGATTCATCAACCATAGCTGTTCACCAAACCTCTACGCACAAAATATTCTTTGGGACCATGGCGACAAAAGAGTGCCGCATATCATGTTCTTTGCTGCTGAGAATATTTCACCTCTACAGGAGCTGACTTATGACTATAATTACGAAATAGATCATGTTCGTGACATGAATGGCGAAGTAAAAGTCAAATACTGCCATTGTGGTTCTCCACAGTGCCGTGACAGGCTTTATTAA